Proteins from a single region of Sesamum indicum cultivar Zhongzhi No. 13 linkage group LG5, S_indicum_v1.0, whole genome shotgun sequence:
- the LOC105161976 gene encoding zinc finger CCCH domain-containing protein 46 isoform X1, translating into MPPRKELCRNFQRGSCQYGDRCKFLHASPSPQQSKTNPFGFGMQTSATFQRTNQQQQMPNPFGFGVQNNNQLRGANNFGSQPNQFKPFENKWTRFSPINSSSASASRQSENQPQAPNHKCTDSESCRRVIMEDLENEKPLWKLTCYGHNRNGPCDIVGDISCEELRALAYDDAKQGKSLQFIIERERSLLNSKLVEFQNLVQKPHTVSPFGTPSTQNPFGTPSTQNPFGGGSLNAPNINNVVPPPASNFGQLTASLNTGSAAVPNYTFGQSSIFQNNSQPSNMFQMNNSPFNSSVGTSGSQVPQQSVQRPFFGSASSTSSAINAHSNPFSTFANIPTGSAFGKQLDFVSNGPNSASSAIGQSSIQLNDNLPANPNVDDSIWTKAEWKWNVGEIPEVPPPDIYIH; encoded by the exons ATGCCTCCAAGGAAGGAGCTCTGTAGGAATTTTCAGCGTGGcag TTGTCAGTATGGTGATCGCTGTAAGTTCCTTCATGCCTCACCCTCGccccaacaatcaaaaaccAATCCTTTTGGATTTGGCATGCAAACTAGTGCAACATTTCAGCGCACAAATCAGCAACAACAGATGCCCAACCCCTTTGGTTTTGGTGTTCAGAACAATAATCAGCTAAGAGGGGCCAATAATTTTGGATCTCAACCAAATCAATTCAAG CCATTCGAGAATAAGTGGACTCGTTTCTCTCCCATAAACAGCAGTAGTGCCTCTGCTTCACGGCAATCTGAAAATCAGCCACAAGCTCCTAATCATAA GTGCACGGATTCTGAGTCCTGCAGACGCGTGATAATGGAAGATCTTGAAAATGAGAAGCCCCTGTGGAAGCTTACTTGTTATGGTCACAATAGAAA TGGTCCCTGTGACATTGTCGGTGACATCAGCTGCGAAGAGTTGCGTGCGTTAGCATATGATGATGCAAAACAAGGAAAAAGCTTGCAGTTCATT ATTGAGAGAGAAAGGAGCTTGCTAAATTCCAAGTTAGTTGAATTTCAGAACCTTGTACAGAAACCTCACACAGTTTCCCCTTTTGGTACTCCTAGCACTCAGAATCCATTTGGTACTCCGAGCACTCAGAATCCATTTGGTGGAGGCAGTTTAAATGCTCCTAATATCAACAATGTTGTGCCTCCTCCAGCATCAAATTTTGGTCAATTGACTGCATCCCTAAATACAGG GTCTGCTGCTGTGCCTAATTATACCTTTGGGCAATCAAGTATCTTCCAGAACAATAGTCAGCCGTCTAACATGTTTCAGATGAACAATTCACCTTTTAACAGTTCAG TAGGCACCTCCGGTAGTCAAGTTCCTCAACAATCGGTTCAAAGGCCCTTCTTTGGTTCAGCAAGCTCCACCAGCAGTGCAATAAATGCTCACAGCAATCCTTTTTCAACTTTTGCGAACATACCGACAGGAAGTGCGTTTGGTAAACAGTTGGACTTTGTCTCTAATGGACCCAATTCGGCTTCAAGTGCTATTGGACAGTCCAGCATCCAGCTTAA TGATAACTTGCCAGCAAATCCTAATGTGGATGATAGCATTTGGACAAAAGCTGAATGGAAATGGAATGTTGGAGAG atcCCTGAAGTACCACCTCCAGATATTTATATTCACTAG
- the LOC105161976 gene encoding zinc finger CCCH domain-containing protein 46 isoform X2 translates to MPPRKELCRNFQRGSCQYGDRCKFLHASPSPQQSKTNPFGFGMQTSATFQRTNQQQQMPNPFGFGVQNNNQLRGANNFGSQPNQFKPFENKWTRFSPINSSSASASRQSENQPQAPNHKCTDSESCRRVIMEDLENEKPLWKLTCYGHNRNGPCDIVGDISCEELRALAYDDAKQGKSLQFIIERERSLLNSKLVEFQNLVQKPHTVSPFGTPSTQNPFGTPSTQNPFGGGSLNAPNINNVVPPPASNFGQLTASLNTGSAAVPNYTFGQSSIFQNNSQPSNMFQMNNSPFNSSGTSGSQVPQQSVQRPFFGSASSTSSAINAHSNPFSTFANIPTGSAFGKQLDFVSNGPNSASSAIGQSSIQLNDNLPANPNVDDSIWTKAEWKWNVGEIPEVPPPDIYIH, encoded by the exons ATGCCTCCAAGGAAGGAGCTCTGTAGGAATTTTCAGCGTGGcag TTGTCAGTATGGTGATCGCTGTAAGTTCCTTCATGCCTCACCCTCGccccaacaatcaaaaaccAATCCTTTTGGATTTGGCATGCAAACTAGTGCAACATTTCAGCGCACAAATCAGCAACAACAGATGCCCAACCCCTTTGGTTTTGGTGTTCAGAACAATAATCAGCTAAGAGGGGCCAATAATTTTGGATCTCAACCAAATCAATTCAAG CCATTCGAGAATAAGTGGACTCGTTTCTCTCCCATAAACAGCAGTAGTGCCTCTGCTTCACGGCAATCTGAAAATCAGCCACAAGCTCCTAATCATAA GTGCACGGATTCTGAGTCCTGCAGACGCGTGATAATGGAAGATCTTGAAAATGAGAAGCCCCTGTGGAAGCTTACTTGTTATGGTCACAATAGAAA TGGTCCCTGTGACATTGTCGGTGACATCAGCTGCGAAGAGTTGCGTGCGTTAGCATATGATGATGCAAAACAAGGAAAAAGCTTGCAGTTCATT ATTGAGAGAGAAAGGAGCTTGCTAAATTCCAAGTTAGTTGAATTTCAGAACCTTGTACAGAAACCTCACACAGTTTCCCCTTTTGGTACTCCTAGCACTCAGAATCCATTTGGTACTCCGAGCACTCAGAATCCATTTGGTGGAGGCAGTTTAAATGCTCCTAATATCAACAATGTTGTGCCTCCTCCAGCATCAAATTTTGGTCAATTGACTGCATCCCTAAATACAGG GTCTGCTGCTGTGCCTAATTATACCTTTGGGCAATCAAGTATCTTCCAGAACAATAGTCAGCCGTCTAACATGTTTCAGATGAACAATTCACCTTTTAACAGTTCAG GCACCTCCGGTAGTCAAGTTCCTCAACAATCGGTTCAAAGGCCCTTCTTTGGTTCAGCAAGCTCCACCAGCAGTGCAATAAATGCTCACAGCAATCCTTTTTCAACTTTTGCGAACATACCGACAGGAAGTGCGTTTGGTAAACAGTTGGACTTTGTCTCTAATGGACCCAATTCGGCTTCAAGTGCTATTGGACAGTCCAGCATCCAGCTTAA TGATAACTTGCCAGCAAATCCTAATGTGGATGATAGCATTTGGACAAAAGCTGAATGGAAATGGAATGTTGGAGAG atcCCTGAAGTACCACCTCCAGATATTTATATTCACTAG